CAGTTGGCCTCCAGGTCACGGTCAAGAGCCGGCTTGTTCAGAATTACCTTATCCAGTCCCCGCAGCAGTGATTTCAGCGCAATTACGGTATGGCCGAACGGCACTCCCACATTGCGTAAAACAGTCGAATCGGTAAGGTCGCGTTGGAGGCGTGATACCGGAAGCTTTGCCGAAAGGAATTCGAAAATGGCATTGGCCATACCGAGGTTCCCTTCTGAATTTTCGAAATCGATAGGATTTACTTTATGAGGCATAACCGAAGAGCCCACTTCCCCTTCCCTGATCTTCTGTTTGAAATATTCCATTGATATATACGTCCAGAAATCCCTGTCAAGGTCAATGAGTATGGTGTTGATCCGCTTCATGCAATCAAAAAGCGCGGCCATATTATCATAGTGTTCAATCTGTGTGGTGGTTTGCAACCTGCTTAATCCGAGTGTGTCATTTACAAAATGGTTGGCAAATTCGATCCAGTCGGTTGACGGGTAAGCTGCCTTATGGGCATTGAAATTGCCTGTGGCGCCCCCGAATTTTGCTGAAAACGGAATATTGAGCAGCTGGTTGGTTTGTGTCTCAAGCCTTTCAATGAAAACCTGGATTTCTTTCCCAAGCCTTGTCGGAGACGCCGGCTGACCATGAGTGCGGGCCAGCATGGGAACATCCTTCCATTCCCCGGCCATCTCCTTAAGTTTTGCAATCACTTTATGAAGAAGCGGCAGGTACACGTCATGCACAGCCAGCTTAACAGTAAGCGGAACGGCCGTGTTATTGATATCCTGTGATGTGAGGCCGAAATGAATAAATTCACGGTACTTTGAAAGTTTCATTTCATCAAAACGGCTTTTAAGGAAATATTCAACTGCTTTGACATCGTGATTGGTTGTTTTTTCGCTTTCTTTCACTTTTACGGCATCGGCCATCGAAAAAATCCGGTAAATGCCCCGGAGCAATTCATGATCAGTGGGCCTGAAGTCGCTTAGCTGGTTCAGAGGAATTTCACAAAGGGCAATAAAATATTCCACTTCAACCTGCACCCGGTATTTTATCAGTGCAAATTCGGAAAAATACTGGTCAAGGTCTGCTGTAAGGTTCCTGTATCTTCCGTCAACCGGCGAAACGGCGGTCAATGATGTTAATTCCATAAAGTTTATTTAAACACACGAAGATAAAGAATTTGTTTGAGGTTTGAGAAACTTGTATTTTTGTTGCATGTTACCTCGTTTTCATAAATCAGAACATATCTATGAACCCCGTTCCATTCATTAAAAAACTGACCCTGATTGTACCTGTTCTGCTGATCCTTACCTCGGCCGGACTTGACAATAACAGCAGTGCCGTAAAAAAGGGTAAAAAGCCTCTTGTTTATGTTTTTGAAATCAGGGATGAAATCGGAAAGCCATCCTGGCGTATTATGCAGGAAGCTTTTAAAGAAGCCGCTGAATTGAAGGCCGATTATATCCTGTTACATTTAAATACATACGGCGGACTCGTGAATATTGCCGATTCCATGAGGACAAGGATATTGAACTGTCCTGTTCCTGTAATGGCATTTGTGGATAACCAGGCCATTTCAGCCGGGGCACTGATATCAATAGCGTGTGACAGTATTTATATCCGCAGCGGAGGCAGCATAGGGGCGGCAACAGTAGTGGATCAGACAGGCGGGGCGCTGCCCGACAAATACCAGTCGTTCATGCGTTCCACAATGCGTTCAACGGCTGAAGCGCACGGTAAAGACACGATTGTGAACGGCAATGATACGATCATTAAATGGAGGCGTGATCCTGTAATTGCCGAAGCCATGGTAGATCCGCGCATAGTGGCCAAAGGAATTGATGATTCATCGAAAGTTCTCACCTTCACGGTTGAGGAAGCCATTGCAAACGGTTATTGCGAAGGCATGGCAAACAGTGTAGCGGAAGTCCTTGCCAAAGCAGGCCTTAAAGATGCTGAATTGGCTCAGTATAAGCCCACAGGCGTCGACAAACTGATTGGTTTCCTGTTAAGCACGATAGTCCAGGGCATCTTGATCATGATCATGATCGGCGGCATTTATTTTGAAATGCAGGCCCCCGGTATTGGATTTCCTCTGATAGCGGCATTGGGAGCAGCGTTACTTTATTTTGCCCCGCTTTATCTTGAAGGTTTGGCCGAACATTGGGAGATCCTTCTTTTTATAATTGGCATAGCGCTTGTGGTTCTTGAACTGTTCTTTATTCCGGGTTTCGGGGTGGCGGGCATTTCAGGCATCATACTGGTGATTGCGGGTCTGACTCTGAGTCTTGTTGATAATGTTTCCTTCAGGTTTGAAGGCGTTGCAGCACTTTCACAACTTGCCAGGGCGTTCTTCACCGTTGTGGTTTCGATGTTCTTTTCATTTGTGATCATGCTTCTGGGAACCCGCAAATTCGCCTTTTCAAAGCGGGTTTCAGGATTGGCACTGGGTACAGTGCAGGATCACCGTCAGGGTTATATAAGCATTGATACACGGCAGAAAGAAATGATCGGGAAGACAGGCACAGCTTTTACAATATTAAGGCCTTCAGGAAGAGTTGAAATTGAAGGTGAAATATATGATGCACGGGCAGATATCAGTTATATAGAAAAAGGAGAAAAAATAAGGGTGATCCGCGATGA
This region of Bacteroidales bacterium genomic DNA includes:
- the purB gene encoding adenylosuccinate lyase, which translates into the protein MELTSLTAVSPVDGRYRNLTADLDQYFSEFALIKYRVQVEVEYFIALCEIPLNQLSDFRPTDHELLRGIYRIFSMADAVKVKESEKTTNHDVKAVEYFLKSRFDEMKLSKYREFIHFGLTSQDINNTAVPLTVKLAVHDVYLPLLHKVIAKLKEMAGEWKDVPMLARTHGQPASPTRLGKEIQVFIERLETQTNQLLNIPFSAKFGGATGNFNAHKAAYPSTDWIEFANHFVNDTLGLSRLQTTTQIEHYDNMAALFDCMKRINTILIDLDRDFWTYISMEYFKQKIREGEVGSSVMPHKVNPIDFENSEGNLGMANAIFEFLSAKLPVSRLQRDLTDSTVLRNVGVPFGHTVIALKSLLRGLDKVILNKPALDRDLEANWIVISEAMQTILRREGYANPYEALKSLTRTNKQLAREDLHEFIDTLKVSNEVKNELKNLSPFSYTGF
- a CDS encoding NfeD family protein; this translates as MNPVPFIKKLTLIVPVLLILTSAGLDNNSSAVKKGKKPLVYVFEIRDEIGKPSWRIMQEAFKEAAELKADYILLHLNTYGGLVNIADSMRTRILNCPVPVMAFVDNQAISAGALISIACDSIYIRSGGSIGAATVVDQTGGALPDKYQSFMRSTMRSTAEAHGKDTIVNGNDTIIKWRRDPVIAEAMVDPRIVAKGIDDSSKVLTFTVEEAIANGYCEGMANSVAEVLAKAGLKDAELAQYKPTGVDKLIGFLLSTIVQGILIMIMIGGIYFEMQAPGIGFPLIAALGAALLYFAPLYLEGLAEHWEILLFIIGIALVVLELFFIPGFGVAGISGIILVIAGLTLSLVDNVSFRFEGVAALSQLARAFFTVVVSMFFSFVIMLLGTRKFAFSKRVSGLALGTVQDHRQGYISIDTRQKEMIGKTGTAFTILRPSGRVEIEGEIYDARADISYIEKGEKIRVIRDEAGQLYVVKA